Part of the Nicotiana tabacum cultivar K326 chromosome 20, ASM71507v2, whole genome shotgun sequence genome, TTGCTTGCAAGTAATTGTTTCATGACAACAAGCTTGTTTAACGCTTCCAAATTCTTGAGCATACCATCTTTATTACATGAAGTGTTAACTTTCCATTTTGGGCATTCAAGTCGATAAAgtgatttaattttaatttgaataGAATGAGAAAAACACATGTTACACTACTTGATCGATTAGTGTTTGGCTTTGTGTCTAATGCTCTCTTCGTTGACTGGGAAGGTGAGGAAGTATCGTGCCTGAATTTTATCAAGCTGTCATTACTATTTAATTCAATGGAGAAGTGGTTTACCAGTTTATCCTCAGTATGTACTTTGTAGTTTGCAAAGACTGAACAAAAGGTGATCTATCAAAAATTCTACAGAAAAAGCCTAACTTTCCTTTGAAGGTACTGTTTGCTGTTTTTCTTGAGTAACTACTTGAGCAGAGAGAGACCAACACTACTTTTATTTACTGAGCGTACCCTAAGATGCATAAGGCCAAAACAGTAAAACTAGAATATACCGAGTTATATTAAAAACCAGGAAGATGGATTCAAAACACAAAGAGCCGTACTAGCTTTTcttcaaaaggaaaaaagggaaCAAACAGCATAATGCGCAAGGTACAATATAAGCCAAGCAGCAGTAAATCATTAGTTCGGTAGTTCCCTTACCCTTGTCTTCTGCCCCAAGTAAGCTGGACTGCTTTCTCTCTCGCTTATATTTTAGCAGCAGAGGTACATAATATACACACGTACATTATACGTACAGATTTACATATATATCATTTGCTGGTTACAAAATTCTACAGATATGGTGGATGGTGATAGACATGTTCCGGGTAAACATTCTCTTCCTTTAACATGTTGATAGTTGAATTTGCAATAATGAAAGTTCATTCCTTTTTGTGTTTTACTGCAATTTTTTCCCTTTTCCTGTTGTTAGGACGAATAATTTTGCCGTTGCTTACATTAGCGGAATTGCTCTTTGGATGAATTATTATGGGTTTTTGGGTAAAAGACCGAGAAGTAATGTTCGTCGATTAATCAAAAAGTATTTGGTGCCCCTTTGTTTTGCAGAGGTATGTGCAAAATCTGATTTTGATGGTGTCTTGTGGAAACAAATTGGCAAGATTTTAAAAAAGAGTCGTAGTAATCTTTAAATTTccataaaggaaaaaaaaactttgAATTTTGTTTATTAGTTCTTTTTCTGGAATAACATGACTTCTATAAAATTTCTCCTTAAAGATTCTTGCTGGAACTTGTAATGCAATTAGGTTCATGGTGCAAAGGAGGATTACTTCGGTCAACTACCAGATGATGTTTTGATTTCCATTCTCGCACATTTGACAGTAATAGACTCTATGCCTACATTAGAATTCGAACCCCTTGGCAGGTTTGGGATTGACTCTTGGGATCACAGTTGTTGCCCTTACGATCAGCAAAAATCCTTGAAAGAACAGTTATTACAGCTTTATTCGGGTCGTAAAGTGGCTAATGTTGAGATGACCTTTTGCTGTGGTAAAAAGTTTTTTAGGGAATTTGACCAATGGATGCATTCTATTTCAAGATTAGGTGTTGAAAGACTACGTCTTTCATTTGATTGTGGCACTGATCACCCCATCTACAACTCCAATCCCATACGCAACCCCAAcaaattgtttaaattttctcTTGAGCTTCTCTCTCAGGCATCCTCATTGAAGCACCTGTATTTATACCATTGCATTATCCAACCAAGTTCCGGAGTCCGTCTTAATTCCCTTAGGACCCTTACTTTGAACGGTGTTCTGTTagcaagtggacagcttgagagTGTTTTTCCTCTTGTTTGAATCTTAACCAGTTAGAGCTAGCATGTAGCAAACTTCCTTGTAAGCTATGCATCTCTGGCACAGTGACATCCgtttttttcttagcttgtggCGGATTGGAAGAGATTGATCTTCGGGCTAAAAATCTTCGTCGGTTTGAGTGTTTTTTTTAGCAAAGTAAGATTTTATTCTTTTGTTCCCATGTTGGAAATTGTAATGATTAATTTTAACGAAGTCGATGCAATGCCATACATATTTGGTGATTTTGCAAGAGATTTACCTGCTCAAGTTAAATCTTTAACAGTCAAAGTGGGTTATTCTCAGGTATCTGATGATGTCTTGTCTTCTCAAATTCCTTTGGTCTTTGTCTTTTTGAAGATCCTGATCAATTAAAGCATTCTTTATTTCAGATAAAACACTTCCCAACCGAGAGAAAGATGTTCAGAAACCTTAGGGAGCTAACCTTGGTACTTGTGTTCACGTACGACTTTGACATAGTCAAAATTCCCCCTCTCTTAGGCGCTTGTCCTCTTCTTCGACATTTGGATTTAGTCGTGAGTTATCTATATtcatccttttttcttttcctttttggatATTCTGGATATTGTTTGCTTGATCTTATATGATGTTGACTTCTGCATTTGTTGAATTTTAAAGTCCACACTCCCCTGCCCCCACATGCATGATTTACTGGTAATTATCCTTGTGTTTATGTGGAACCATGCATTTTCTGTCAAAAACAATTTATACTGGGAAAAGTAGTATTATTACCAATAACCCTCATCTATTGGTGTGCTTAGGTTGTCGCATGAGACAAAACACCCTTCACTACCTAGCTAGTCTGGGAACTAATAAAAATGTTTACCCCAAATAATAATTTGGTCTACTATTAGAGAAATCCTTCATTTTCTGCCGGAGAGATTATGATCCCGTCTGGGTTAGCTAAATTTAAATAGCATTTAAGCATCAAGTGCTGGAAAACACTTTTTAAGTGTTGGAGGTAATTTTGTAattaagcagttacgtgtttggatagaagtgTTGAAGCTGAAAATAAGTTGTtaatgtgtttgataaaataaatgcttattctgttaaacaacaacaacaacaacaacgacccagtataatcccacaggtggggtctggggagggtaatatgtacgcagacctcaaaaagcaacaggagccgatatattagtaccataaaaatgcataataaaataacagcaatataagagatatgaaacacagaatacgaaatacgaaatagatggctggtatagtaaaactagcaggtaaagccctacatcaatagacgaccaatgacattcttagtctaactcctaattggctagtctcactctattgtgctgtagaaatattcacaactttccctaacctacaaccttaatgctcgacctccataattccctgtcaagggtcatgtcctcagtaatcctaagtcgcgccatgtcctgtctgatcacctctccccaatacttcttaggtcgccctctacctctccgcgtgcccactacagccagtcgctcacacctcttcaccggtgcatcagtgctcctcctctggaTCTAATATTCTGGTCTTTATTCTGTTAAAAGGACCAAAATATCCTTAAATCTGTTAACACTATAAAGGAATTGATTACCGAAAGATTTTTAACTCTAAAGTGATTCAAATACAAACTAATTAATTTTGGATGGGCACCATTTGCTATTatgatgttattgtgcacctacaGTTTAAGAACATATTTTTGACATTACAGAATGTGGCTTCATGTATCATTAAAATAGCATAGCAAAGAAGAAACTGCAACTTATGTTTCCCTTGACCAGAACAACAAGGAAACAATGTTGAGACACTTTTGCCGGGAATTATCATTGTATTGAGAATTGCATACTAGAATTGTTCTTATTGGACTGCTTTGAACGATCTCAGTTCGTTCATTGCCTCGGCAGGTTAAAGTTTCTCTGAAGAATAATAAAAATGGTTTACCAACATTTATGATTAGTTGCAGAAAAAGGTTCCTTCACTTTCGAGTGTGGATAGTTGACTAAGTGTAACAGATGTTAGAAACCCTACATGATTAGAAGGGGCATATTTGTCTGTTTTGTTTCTGAAGATATTTACAGTTGTAATAGCACACCTTTATGCTACTTTATCTATAAAATTACTTTATCTTCTCACTTTATCTTCTCAACAAAAAATatcttgaattaatttttttctaCTTTGCATTGAAAACCTTGTTAATGCTGATATTTGATAACGACGTGCCACATAAGTTTAGTTGGCAAAGTACAAATCTTCAAGGTCTTGCATACATTAGAGAACTATATGTTATCATTCGTTCATTATAACTAGCAGATGTTACGCCTTGCTGTGTGCTAGAAAAAGTCTAACTGGACTCGTAACTGAATGAAACACTTACTATAGTTGATTtccatgaaactatttttgtgatcaACAGCATAATGAACTACTTAGTATATTCCTCATTGTCCAATTAATGTGCTGCTTTAGCAAGTAGTCTTGGTTCAGTCAAATGCTCACATTGCAGCTTGCGTAACTACATAAATCATAGTTATATTCAATTAGCAATACGTTGATCTCATTCTCGTTGTGATCTCAGCAATCGAGGACAACAAGGGGAGAAAGAGGAAGTGACATAAGGCCTCCTTTATCTCCTACATGTCACACTAAGCTAAAAGAAGTGACATTCGGTGGATTTCATAGATCCGAAGCAGAGATTGAATTTGCTGTTTATATTCTGAGAAGTGCAATGGTACTTGAACGAATGGTTCTCGCCCCATGTTTTAGTTGTTATTCTGGTAGTGGTACATGGGAGAAAATGTTCGATTTTTCACTCGATGAAAGAAAACGCAACTCAATCCAACCAGAACTACATGGGCAAGCTATCTCTAGGAAGGCTGTGGTGATCATCCAATAGGTTTTTGTACAAATACTATATCAGATCTCTACTGTCGTCAGTGGTGCATGTAAACTTGTCGAGGTTATGGAAGTATCTATTTATTGGTTATTGCTAAACAaagactatatttcatgatttttgatGGTAGTAGGTTCATGCTTCAATGAAGAGGCATTATCTGTTTGTGCTGCATTTTCTTTTGTACCCTTAGAATGGCTGGTTGGCCCAGATGCTCGTGTAATTATGTGAACCGTATAATGCTATTATTCTTCCACTGCACATCTTTCACTTTTTATTCTTCATTAGAAAATTATTAGGTTCTCCTTTGGTGTTTTAGCACATAGTATCGTAACTTCCTCTCCTAGTTTTAAAGACCATTTTGGTGCATTCTCCTTGTTGTTTGGCATGTCAAACATTATCTTGGTGGTAGCAGATTACCCTATTGCTTTGAGGCATTTGGTATAGGTGGCATGCTGTTGATATTAACCATAGCCCCCTTGCCATTTGTGGCTGAATGATCGTTATTGGCAAGATTTCCCTGTAAGCGTTACTGtgttaaaacaaaaatcagaaaactgttagaagaataaagaaatgtataaaatagtaaagaatcagaaatatttcgagtccacaattttcttgtgcgtccttaaggaattttaaccccctcacacgttgctaaggtaatggattaaatcctcccaggataaaacggaataaaccttcctgcaacagtggcaatacaaactgcaggataccaacgaactcaaagaacggagcaaaatcacacttacgaatttgagagagagagactgcgaattaggatgcagtatattcagaaagaaagaagttctagAGTGTTTTTCGTATATAGAAGATGCagccttgcctcagaatttataggcaaatatcagaagaggtgtctggaaaggtgtcttttcagaaaatacgcggcctgccgcggttctaccgcgatcgCAGCAGAACCGCGGCCAGAGAGGCTCTCTGAATCTGACTGCAGGCTCTGAATCTGactgccgcggttctaccgcgggcgcggcagaaccgcggccagcGAGGCCCTCTGAACTTTCAGCAGGGTTCTGGCGTATTTTCagcagtgatttggcatttaattaattattaaataattaaataaattttgtccaaaaaataatcttatcgatcatttgacaaatccaaagccgaagccgaagccgaagccgaagccgaagccgaagccgaagccgagccgagcgagcgacgacgacgacggcgcgagggttcattctcttcaactcctttttaagagctttaagaagtgaatctatatataagcacacaaatgtgattgtccctcaccaatgagggacaaagtgcaagacaaaagttcacttcttcaaattttctttttccctccattttatttctctccatttccaattcacacttcttctactttaaagcccaatgACTTAgagtccaacaatcccccacatgaatgggaatggctgtatcaagaaagatcatagatgaaagctatgtgattttgcaagtaaggattaattgcatctggataagtaggtttccctttgaactttccgtagtgaacatatgtcggatatagtcggtcaatcggtagatttgatatctttgaaccgtcgaactttagtgtatacctagacaaccatatgACACACAACCAACCCTGAACCgtcttttggttctcattgttgtgttcgttttagccatgaacaccgcctggtttcataagtgcgtagagaattggccttacagaattctcaTTGAAGCGGCTtccacttcacacttacataggtgattcctaaacgtgtaatcctttaGATTGACACTATTTGATAAATACCTCATCAAACTTAGGTAATTATTAAAGAACGTGTAAAGTTCTATCCTTGTTACttaacattgtcttcatcacgagaatggaccaaagtttttattttgacaatgttgaaccggtcaatcataactttgtttgagctccttgaacctagatctcggaacaaccaaaattctaggtagagttaccgccatgttgACTTGTGCTcagccatagtcccattcccttagatgatttctcaactccctctctagttaagccttttgtaagcggatctgcaacattatcctttgatcttacataatcaatagtgataattccactagaaagtagttgtctaacggtattatgtcttcgtcgtatatgatgagactttccgttatacataacgctccctgcccgtcCTATTGTAGCctcactatcgcaatgtatgcaaatAGGAGCCAAAGGTTTTGGCCAGAACGGAATGTCTTCTAAAAAATTCCGAAGCCATTCAGTTTCTTCACCGACTTTATCCAATGCTATAAACTCTGATTCAATTGTAGAGTGAGCGATACATGTCTATTTGGAAGACttccaagatactgctcctccaccaatagtaaacacatatccacttgtggactttgtttctgatgagccggttatccaattagcatcactatatccttcaataacctcaggatatttattgtagtgcaaaGCGTAGTCTTGGGTATACTCCAAATATCCCAGAACTCGTTTCATAGCCACCCAGTGATGCTTGTTGGGATTACTtgtgaatcgactaagtttacttattgcacaagctatatcgggtcgtgtacagttcatgatgtacattagacttcccaacacacgagcatactcCAATTGAGACGTACTTTCGTCTTTATTCTTCATAAGATGATGGTTTAAGTCAATTGGAGTCCCTGCACTTCTAAAttccaagtgtttgaatttttcaagtaccattttcacgtaatgtgattgagacaaagctagaccttgaggagtcctctggattttaattcctagaattacatcggcaactcctaagtctttcatatcaaacttactagcaagcatacgcttagtagcttgcatgtcggcaatgtctttgctcattattagcatatcatcaacatataagcaaacaatgattacatgattttgaacgttcttaatgtaaacacatttatcacattcattaattttaaaaccatttgacaacattgtttggtcaaatttagcatgccattgtttgggtgcttgttttagtccataaagagacttaacaagtctacataccttcttttcttttcccggaaccacaaacccttcaggttggttcatgtaaatttcttcctcaagatcaccatttaagaaggctgtttttacatccatttgatggatttgaagaccatacaaggcggctaacgctattagcatccgaatagatgtaattcttgttaccggcgagtatgtgtcaaaatagtcaagaccttctcgttgtctaaatcctttgacaacaagtcttgccttgtatttgtcaatagtaccatcgtctttcattttcttcttgaaaatccatttagaacccaacgttTTGTTAcccggaggaagatcaaccaattcccaagtatggttgctcaatatggattctatttcactattgacagcttctttccaatattgtgcctttgaggaagacattgcttccttgaaggtacgaggctcattttctaacaagaaagtcagaaaatctggaccgaatgaagtagatgtcctttgacgtttacttctTCTCGGATTTTCCTCATTAAGCATACCATCTGTTGTTTCCTCCtgaggtcgttttgacttttggaaggtcacttcactttcctttttatacggaaaaatagtttcaaagaatttagcattatctgattctattatcgtattaatgtgaatctcaggattttctgatttatgaaccagaaaacgatatgccttgctattggttacatatccaataaacacacaatcaaccgtttttggacctatcttaacccttttaggtttaggTACTTGTACCTTAGCTAAACACCCCCATGCTTTGAAGTATTTCACGCTAGACTTCCTTCCTTTCCACTTCTCATAAGGAATGGACTGTGTTTTACTATGAGGTACACGGTTGattattcggttagctgtaagtatagcttcccccacaagttctgtggtaagccagaacttattagcaatgcattcatcatctccttcaacGTGCGATTCTTCCtctccgcaattccattagattgtggagagtaaggggtagttgtttggtgaataatgccattttccaaacatatttcttcaaaaggagattcatattcaccacccctgtcacttcttatcattttgatctttttgtttagttgtgtttcaacttcactcttgtattgcttgaaagcatcaattgcctcatctttactattaagtaaataaacatagcaatatctcgtgctatcgtcaataaaactaataaaatactttttcccaccgcgagatggtgttgacttcatgtcacaaatatttgtgtgaattaagtctaaaggacttgaattcctttcaacggacttataaggatgcttagcatactttgattccacacatatttgacatttggaattaacgcaatcaaattttggcaatacttCTAGATTTATCATCTTTCGCAATGTCTTGAAGTTTACATGAGCTAAATGCGAATGCCATAAAGTGTTTGACTCAAGCAAGTAAGAAGAAACATTCACTTTATTGATAGGAACTGCTATTATATTTAGCTTAAAAAGGCCCTCAtttaggtaaccttttcctacatacAAATCTTTCTTACTTAGTACAAcactattagaaacaaaaatacatttgaatccattcttgacaAGAAGTGAAGTAGACACAAGATTCTTGCGAATTTCTGGAACATGGAGGACTTGGTTTAGAGTCACTGTTTTTCCCGACGTCATCTTCAATGCAATCTTtccaactccttcaattttggccGTAGATGAATTTCCCATGAAGATTGTCTCGTCGGGGACCTGCAGGggcataagaagaaaataactcctTGTTAGCACACACATGGCGGGTGGCTCCAGAATCTATCCACCATTCTTTCAGATTTCCTACCAAGTTGCATTCAGACAACATGACACACAAGTCTTCCATTTCATCTTCAACCATGTTGgcttgattctttttcttcttatcagTCTTTGGCGCACGACAATCCACTGCCTTATGCCCAGTTTTTTCTACAATTGTGGCAATTACCCTTGAACTTCTTCTTGcttgggtaattctttggtccagaagccttcttccttttcttattttgtgGTGCCTCCTCAACAATGTTTGCCCCCACAATTGTTGAGTTTCCACATGACTTCTTTTCAGcatttttgttgtcttcttctatcctcaggCGAACAATCAAGTCTTCTAGTGTCATTTTCTTCCGCTTGTGTTTAAGATAGTTCTTaaaatccttccacaacggaggtaaTTTCTCAATGAAAGCAGCGACTTGAAAGGCCTCGtttatgaccataccttcaataACAAACTCATAATTAGTAATAAGATAAATCTTATTAGTAAAATTATTGACTCGggtcataccttcagcaaggaggtcatgcacaatgacttgtagttcttggacttgagttatgaccgacctagtgtcaatcatcttgaaatccaagaaccttgcagccacgaacttcttaagtccggcatcctcagtcttgtacttcttctcaagcgcATTCCATAAcgcttttgaagtttccatgacaCTATAGACATTGTACAAGCCATCTTCCAAACAACTCAAAATGTAATTTTTGCACAGAAAATTagaatgtttccatgcttcagttaCAACAAGTCGTTCATCATCCGGAGTATTTTCAGCCATGACCGGAGGATCCTCCTTGATGAAATGTTGCAAACTCAACGTAGTAAGATAGAAGAGCATCTTCATTTGCTAGCGTTTGAAGTCAATACCGGAAaactttccgggtttttctgccggtgccatagcaTGGGCAGGAGTAGAACGGCTTGACAAGGCAGCATCACTCGTAACAGTAGCACCCATTCCCGCAACACTTCCATTTGTTTGTTTTTCATTCGTCATATTTCTGTAAAGTTGAAAACAATACAGAACTTTGTTAAATCAGTGAAGTTTTgatatcttcaaactgaataccaaaccaaacatacaatacgtaacaatggtgaagtttttatatacttcaaACCCGTACGTTTATTATTCCGGCAAAGTTTTTTGTACTTTAAACCGGACAGAAACAATTATTGGAGTAGAAAGCAACAAGGCTTTAGTCTCCAACAAAGTATATAGAAAACAGTTTAATAATCAACACAGAAATGTTAGTAataaaattccttaagcttgtaagcgttactgtgttaaaacaaaaatcagaaaactgttagaagaataaagaaatgtataaaatagtaaagaatcagaaatattccgagtccacaattttcttgtgcgtccttaaggaattttaaccccctcacacgttgccaaggtaatggattaaatcctcccaggataaaacgtaataaaccttcctgcagcagtggcaatacaaactgcaaggtaccaacgaactcaaagaacggagcaaaatcacacttacgaatctgagagagagagactgcaaATTAGGATACagtatattcagaaagaaagaagttctagAGTGTTTTTCGTATATAGAAGATGCagccttgcctcagaatttataggcaaatatcagaagaggtgtctagaaaggtgccttttcagaaaaTACGCGACCTACCGTAGTTCTACCGCGACCGCGGCCAGAGAGGCTCTCTGAATCTGACTGCAGGCTCTGAATCTGACTGCCGCGGTTCTAGCGcggtcgcggcagaaccgcggccagcGAGGCCTTCTGAACTTTTAGCAGGGTTCTAGCGTATTTTCagcagtgatttggcatttaattaattattaaataattaaataaattttgtccaaaaaataatcttatcgatcatttgaaaaatccaaatccaaatccaaagccgaagccgagccgagcgagcgacgacggcggcgcgagggttcattctcttcaactcctttttaagagctttaagaagtgaatctatatataagcacacaaatgtgattgtccctcaccaatgagggacaaattgtaagacaaaagttcacttcttcaaattttcattttccctccattttatttccctccatttccaattcacacttcttctactttaaagcccaatggcttaaagtccaacaatcccccacatgaatgcgAATGGCTGTATCAAgaaagatcatagatgaaagctatg contains:
- the LOC107761112 gene encoding uncharacterized protein LOC107761112 isoform X1, translated to MRTNNFAVAYISGIALWMNYYGFLGKRPRSNVRRLIKKYLVPLCFAEIKHFPTERKMFRNLRELTLVLVFTYDFDIVKIPPLLGACPLLRHLDLVQSRTTRGERGSDIRPPLSPTCHTKLKEVTFGGFHRSEAEIEFAVYILRSAMVLERMVLAPCFSCYSGSGTWEKMFDFSLDERKRNSIQPELHGQAISRKAVVIIQ
- the LOC107761112 gene encoding uncharacterized protein LOC107761112 isoform X3, translating into MESGEHHFRIFSPLRKRSIAQANNNANLHEIKHFPTERKMFRNLRELTLVLVFTYDFDIVKIPPLLGACPLLRHLDLVQSRTTRGERGSDIRPPLSPTCHTKLKEVTFGGFHRSEAEIEFAVYILRSAMVLERMVLAPCFSCYSGSGTWEKMFDFSLDERKRNSIQPELHGQAISRKAVVIIQ
- the LOC107761112 gene encoding uncharacterized protein LOC107761112 isoform X2 → MLEIVMINFNEVDAMPYIFGDFARDLPAQVKSLTVKVGYSQIKHFPTERKMFRNLRELTLVLVFTYDFDIVKIPPLLGACPLLRHLDLVQSRTTRGERGSDIRPPLSPTCHTKLKEVTFGGFHRSEAEIEFAVYILRSAMVLERMVLAPCFSCYSGSGTWEKMFDFSLDERKRNSIQPELHGQAISRKAVVIIQ